The Streptomyces europaeiscabiei genome window below encodes:
- the rpsT gene encoding 30S ribosomal protein S20, whose amino-acid sequence MANIKSQIKRNKTNEKARLRNKAVKSSLKTAIRKAREAAAAGDTEKATEYQRAAARQLDKAVSKGVIHKNQAANKKSALASKVAALKG is encoded by the coding sequence GTGGCGAACATCAAGTCCCAGATCAAGCGGAACAAGACCAACGAGAAGGCGCGCCTTCGCAACAAGGCCGTCAAGTCGTCGCTCAAGACCGCGATCCGCAAGGCCCGCGAGGCCGCTGCCGCGGGTGACACCGAGAAGGCCACCGAGTACCAGCGCGCTGCCGCGCGTCAGCTCGACAAGGCCGTCTCGAAGGGTGTCATCCACAAGAACCAGGCCGCCAACAAGAAGTCGGCGCTTGCTTCCAAGGTCGCTGCCCTCAAGGGCTGA
- a CDS encoding ComEC/Rec2 family competence protein yields MHAASGARLGDAHPRQEGPTDLRLVPPALAAWGTAALMVHASPGWVTGVVVVCLVVGLALLFPWQGQGRRHGHEQGQGRGWVGRGAGAWTKVSVAAVLLCAGAAAASAGLHGADLRRGPVPALAERYARVTADVELTSDPRLTRPRIKGNHAAPAAVLLQAEVRRVQSPDGTVVDTRTPVLVMVDVAGRSGRASWLSLLPSTRVRVVAQVVPAMVGGDRVAAVLRVRGGGAPVVLEEASAVQRLAGRLRAGLREATDGLDADARALLPGFVVGDTSRVPAELDEAFKATDLTHLLAVSGANFTILLALFIGPPGLAQRAERRGLAPRLGIPLRATALAGGVLTLGFVIVCRPDPSVVRAAACGSLALLAIATGRRRSLIPALATAVLLLVLYDPWLARSYGFLLSVLATGALLTLAPRWSAALQRRRVPPRPAEALAAAGAAQAVCAPVVAVLSAKVSLVAVPCNLLAEFAVAPATVLGFATLATAPVAMPVAECLAWCASWPAGWIADIARTGASLPGAGVDWPGSWTGALLLVLVTVVVVLVGRRLISHPWLVGACLVAFLLVVVQPPPLTRVITGWPPPGWRFVMCDVGQGDATVLAAGDGAGVVVDAGPDPVLVDRCLTALGISRIPLVVLTHFHADHVVGLPGVLRGRSVGAIAATGFEEPADQAEFVRREAAARRIPLTRAVAGEERRTGSLTWRVLWPPGDAAAPDGPNDASVTMLVRSAGLTLLLLGDLEPPGQRELARSPEAAALEAVDVVKVAHHGSAYQDPGLIRAMAPRLALISVGADNPYGHPAPSTVAALRAGGATVLRTDEDGAIAVAGTAKELLVARD; encoded by the coding sequence GTGGCAGGGGCAGGGGCGACGGCACGGGCACGAGCAGGGGCAGGGGCGAGGGTGGGTAGGGCGTGGGGCCGGGGCTTGGACGAAGGTGTCCGTCGCCGCTGTGCTGCTGTGTGCCGGAGCGGCTGCCGCTTCGGCCGGGCTGCACGGGGCTGATCTGAGGCGGGGGCCCGTCCCCGCACTGGCCGAGCGGTACGCCCGTGTGACCGCGGATGTCGAGCTGACGTCCGACCCACGGCTCACCCGCCCCCGGATCAAGGGCAACCACGCGGCCCCTGCCGCCGTGCTCCTCCAGGCCGAGGTACGACGTGTACAGAGCCCGGACGGGACGGTCGTGGACACGCGGACACCGGTGTTGGTCATGGTCGACGTGGCGGGGCGGTCCGGTCGGGCGTCCTGGCTTTCGCTTCTGCCGTCCACCCGGGTGCGGGTGGTGGCGCAGGTCGTGCCAGCCATGGTCGGGGGAGACCGGGTGGCGGCCGTGCTGCGGGTGCGGGGCGGTGGGGCACCGGTGGTGCTGGAGGAGGCGAGCGCGGTGCAGCGGCTCGCGGGGCGGTTGCGTGCGGGGCTGCGGGAGGCGACCGACGGGCTGGACGCGGACGCGAGGGCGTTGCTGCCGGGGTTCGTCGTCGGGGACACCTCGCGGGTCCCGGCCGAGTTGGACGAGGCGTTCAAGGCGACCGACCTCACGCACCTGCTCGCCGTCAGCGGCGCCAACTTCACGATCCTGTTGGCCCTGTTCATCGGGCCGCCGGGATTGGCGCAGCGGGCCGAGCGACGGGGGCTCGCGCCCCGGCTCGGGATTCCACTGCGGGCGACCGCACTGGCCGGCGGTGTATTGACGCTCGGCTTCGTGATCGTGTGCCGGCCGGACCCGAGCGTGGTGCGGGCCGCGGCCTGCGGTTCGCTCGCACTGCTGGCCATCGCGACGGGGCGTCGCAGGTCCCTCATCCCGGCGCTGGCGACGGCGGTCCTGCTCCTGGTGCTGTACGACCCTTGGCTGGCCCGCAGTTACGGCTTCCTGCTGTCCGTTCTCGCGACCGGCGCCCTGCTCACTCTCGCCCCGCGTTGGAGTGCCGCGCTCCAGCGGCGCCGGGTGCCACCGCGTCCGGCCGAGGCGCTGGCGGCGGCGGGAGCCGCGCAGGCGGTGTGCGCGCCGGTCGTCGCCGTGCTGTCGGCCAAGGTGAGTCTGGTGGCGGTGCCGTGCAACCTGCTGGCGGAGTTCGCGGTGGCCCCGGCCACGGTGCTGGGGTTCGCCACACTGGCGACGGCCCCGGTGGCGATGCCCGTGGCCGAGTGCCTTGCCTGGTGCGCGAGTTGGCCCGCCGGCTGGATCGCGGACATCGCCCGCACCGGGGCGTCGCTGCCCGGCGCGGGAGTGGACTGGCCGGGCAGCTGGACCGGCGCGTTGCTGCTGGTCCTCGTCACCGTGGTCGTCGTTCTCGTCGGGCGGCGGCTCATCAGCCATCCGTGGCTGGTGGGAGCCTGTCTGGTGGCGTTTCTGCTGGTCGTGGTGCAGCCACCGCCGCTGACCAGGGTGATCACGGGGTGGCCGCCGCCGGGCTGGCGCTTTGTGATGTGCGACGTGGGACAGGGCGACGCCACCGTCCTCGCGGCGGGCGACGGTGCCGGGGTGGTCGTGGACGCCGGTCCCGATCCGGTGCTGGTCGACCGCTGCCTGACGGCACTCGGCATCAGCCGGATCCCGCTGGTCGTGCTCACCCACTTCCATGCCGACCATGTGGTGGGGCTACCGGGAGTGCTGAGGGGACGTTCGGTGGGGGCGATCGCGGCGACGGGGTTCGAGGAGCCCGCGGACCAGGCCGAGTTCGTGCGCAGGGAGGCGGCTGCCCGGCGGATCCCGCTGACGCGGGCCGTGGCCGGGGAGGAACGGCGCACGGGGAGTCTCACCTGGCGGGTGCTGTGGCCGCCGGGCGACGCCGCCGCACCGGACGGGCCGAACGACGCCAGCGTGACCATGCTCGTCCGCTCGGCCGGGCTGACCCTGCTGCTCCTCGGTGACCTGGAACCCCCCGGCCAGCGGGAGCTGGCGAGATCCCCGGAGGCCGCGGCACTGGAAGCCGTGGATGTGGTGAAGGTCGCCCACCATGGTTCGGCCTACCAGGATCCGGGTCTGATACGCGCGATGGCCCCACGGCTGGCCCTGATTTCAGTGGGCGCGGACAACCCTTACGGTCACCCGGCACCCAGTACGGTCGCGGCGTTGCGGGCCGGGGGCGCCACGGTGCTGCGTACGGACGAGGACGGCGCGATCGCCGTCGCGGGTACGGCGAAGGAGTTGCTCGTGGCGAGAGACTGA
- the lepA gene encoding translation elongation factor 4, giving the protein MPAIPSHVPEPSRTDPALIRNFCIIAHIDHGKSTLADRMLQLTGVVDQRQMRAQYLDRMDIERERGITIKSQAVRLPWAPTEEPGRTHILNMIDTPGHVDFTYEVSRSLAACEGTVLLVDAAQGIEAQTLANLYLAMENDLKIIPVLNKIDLPAAQPEKFSEELANLIGCDPEDVLKVSAKTGLGVEALLDRVVAEVPAPVGVQDAPARAMIFDSVYDSYRGVVTYVRVIDGQLNKRERIRMMSTGATHELLEIGVSAPEMKAADGLGVGEVGYLITGVKDVRQSKVGDTITTLHKGATEALGGYKDPKPMVFSGLYPLDGSDYPELRDALDKLQLNDAALVYEPETSAALGFGFRVGFLGLLHLDVIRERLEREFGLDLIATAPNVVYRVVMEDGAEHTVTNPSEFPEGKIDAVYEPVVRATILAPSEFIGSIMELCQTRRGTLLGMDYLSEDRVEIRYTLPLAEIVFDFFDQLKSKTRGYASLDYEPTGEQSSSLVKVDILLHGDKVDAFSAVTHKDAAYAYGVRLVAKLRELIPRQAFEVPIQAAIGSRVIARETIRAIRKDVLAKCYGGDISRKRKLLEKQKEGKKRMKMVGSVEVPQEAFIAVLSSDDSAGGGKGKK; this is encoded by the coding sequence GTGCCCGCGATCCCTAGCCATGTGCCCGAGCCGAGCCGAACCGACCCGGCTCTGATCCGCAACTTCTGCATCATCGCGCACATCGACCACGGCAAGTCCACGCTCGCCGATCGCATGCTCCAGCTGACCGGAGTGGTCGATCAGCGGCAGATGCGTGCTCAGTACCTCGACCGCATGGACATCGAGCGCGAGCGCGGCATCACGATCAAGTCCCAGGCGGTCCGACTGCCCTGGGCCCCGACCGAGGAACCGGGCAGGACCCACATCCTCAACATGATCGACACCCCCGGGCACGTGGACTTCACGTACGAGGTGTCCCGGTCGCTGGCGGCGTGCGAGGGGACGGTCCTCCTCGTCGACGCGGCTCAGGGCATCGAGGCCCAGACCCTCGCCAACCTCTACCTGGCGATGGAGAACGACCTCAAGATCATCCCTGTACTGAACAAGATCGACCTGCCGGCCGCCCAGCCGGAGAAGTTCAGCGAGGAGCTCGCCAACCTCATCGGCTGCGACCCCGAGGACGTGCTCAAGGTCTCCGCCAAGACCGGTCTGGGCGTCGAGGCGCTGCTGGACCGGGTCGTCGCCGAGGTCCCCGCCCCTGTCGGCGTCCAGGACGCTCCCGCGCGCGCCATGATCTTCGACTCGGTGTACGACTCCTACCGCGGTGTCGTCACCTATGTGCGTGTCATCGACGGTCAGCTCAACAAGCGCGAGCGGATCCGCATGATGTCCACCGGCGCGACCCACGAGCTGCTGGAGATCGGCGTCTCGGCCCCCGAGATGAAGGCGGCCGACGGCCTCGGTGTCGGTGAGGTCGGCTATCTGATCACCGGCGTGAAGGACGTCCGCCAGTCCAAGGTCGGTGACACGATCACCACCCTGCACAAGGGGGCCACCGAGGCGCTCGGCGGTTACAAGGACCCGAAGCCGATGGTCTTCTCGGGCCTGTATCCGCTGGACGGCTCCGACTACCCCGAGCTGCGCGACGCCCTCGACAAGCTCCAGCTCAACGACGCCGCGCTGGTGTACGAGCCGGAGACGTCCGCCGCCCTCGGCTTCGGTTTCCGCGTCGGTTTCCTGGGCCTGCTGCACCTCGACGTGATCCGCGAGCGGCTGGAGCGCGAGTTCGGGCTCGATCTGATCGCCACCGCGCCCAACGTGGTCTACCGCGTGGTCATGGAGGACGGCGCCGAGCACACGGTCACCAACCCGAGCGAGTTCCCCGAGGGGAAGATCGACGCCGTGTACGAGCCTGTCGTACGCGCCACGATCCTCGCGCCCTCCGAGTTCATCGGGTCGATCATGGAGCTGTGCCAGACCCGGCGCGGCACCCTGCTCGGCATGGACTACCTCTCCGAGGACCGCGTCGAGATCCGCTACACGCTCCCGCTCGCGGAGATCGTCTTCGACTTCTTCGACCAGCTGAAGTCGAAGACGCGCGGCTACGCGTCGCTGGACTACGAGCCCACCGGTGAGCAGAGTTCCAGCCTGGTCAAGGTCGACATCCTGCTGCACGGCGACAAGGTGGACGCCTTCTCGGCGGTCACGCACAAGGACGCGGCGTACGCGTACGGCGTGCGGCTCGTCGCCAAGCTGCGCGAGCTGATCCCGCGGCAGGCCTTCGAGGTGCCCATCCAGGCGGCCATCGGGTCTCGTGTCATCGCCCGCGAGACCATCCGCGCCATCCGCAAGGACGTCCTCGCCAAGTGCTACGGCGGTGACATCTCCCGTAAGCGGAAGCTGCTGGAGAAGCAGAAGGAAGGCAAGAAGCGGATGAAGATGGTCGGCTCTGTGGAGGTTCCACAGGAGGCCTTCATCGCCGTCCTGTCCAGCGACGACAGCGCCGGCGGCGGCAAGGGCAAGAAGTAG
- the holA gene encoding DNA polymerase III subunit delta — MAKKSVNDDPLAPVTLAVGQEDLLLDRAVREVVAAARASDADTDVRDLSSDQLQPGTLAELTSPSLFAERKVVVVRNAQDLSADTVKDVKAYLGAPAEEITLVLLHAGGAKGKALLDAARKVGAREVACPKMTKPADRLAFVRGEFRTLGRSATPEACQALVDAIGSDLRELAAAASQLVADVEGTIDEAVVGRYYTGRAEASSFEVADRAVEGRAAEALEALRWSLATGVAPVLITSALAQGVRAIGKLSSARGGRPGDLARELGMPPWKIDRVRQQMRGWTPDGVAVALRAVAEADAGVKGGGDDPEYALEKAVVTIARAARSRRG, encoded by the coding sequence ATGGCCAAGAAGAGTGTGAATGATGATCCCCTCGCTCCCGTGACGCTCGCCGTGGGCCAGGAGGATCTGCTGCTCGACCGTGCCGTGCGGGAGGTGGTGGCCGCTGCCCGGGCCTCCGACGCCGACACGGACGTACGTGACCTGTCCTCGGACCAGTTGCAGCCCGGCACGCTCGCCGAGCTGACGAGTCCGTCGCTCTTCGCGGAGCGGAAGGTCGTGGTCGTGCGCAATGCGCAGGATCTGTCGGCCGACACGGTCAAGGACGTGAAGGCGTATCTGGGGGCTCCCGCCGAGGAGATCACCCTGGTGCTGCTCCACGCGGGCGGTGCGAAGGGGAAGGCGCTGCTGGACGCGGCGCGCAAGGTGGGGGCGCGGGAGGTGGCGTGCCCCAAGATGACGAAGCCGGCGGATCGGCTGGCGTTCGTGCGGGGGGAGTTCCGGACGCTCGGGCGGTCCGCCACGCCGGAGGCGTGCCAGGCGCTCGTCGACGCGATCGGGAGTGATCTGCGGGAGCTGGCGGCCGCGGCGTCGCAGTTGGTCGCGGATGTCGAGGGGACGATCGACGAGGCCGTGGTCGGGCGGTACTACACGGGGCGGGCCGAGGCGTCGAGCTTCGAGGTGGCGGATCGGGCCGTCGAGGGGCGGGCGGCGGAGGCCTTGGAGGCGTTGCGGTGGTCGTTGGCGACGGGGGTGGCGCCGGTGCTGATCACCAGTGCGTTGGCTCAGGGGGTGCGGGCGATCGGGAAGTTGTCATCGGCGCGCGGTGGGCGGCCGGGAGATCTCGCGCGGGAGCTCGGGATGCCGCCGTGGAAGATCGATCGGGTGCGGCAGCAGATGCGGGGGTGGACGCCGGACGGGGTGGCCGTGGCGTTGCGGGCGGTGGCTGAGGCGGATGCGGGGGTGAAGGGTGGGGGGGACGATCCCGAGTACGCGTTGGAGAAGGCGGTCGTGACGATCGCGCGGGCGGCGCGGTCTCGTCGGGGGTGA
- a CDS encoding arylamine N-acetyltransferase family protein yields the protein MDTAELDAYLRRLGAEQPAWPTVDVLRELHLRHLRTVPFENLSIHLGEEIVLEEKRLLDKVVGERRGGFCFELNGLFGALLAALGFDVTLLAARVYGDEERLGIPYDHLALRVRTVDGGDWLADVGFGTHCHYPLEFGGRGEQADPGGTFRVAEADRESGGREFGDLDVFRDGKPQYRLEVRPRVLGDFAAGAWWHSTSPASHFTRSLVCSRVAEDGGRITLSGRTLTVTSAEGDRAVTELATDREVLAVYRDRFGMELGRVPEVREGSGGR from the coding sequence ATGGACACCGCAGAGCTTGACGCCTACCTTCGCCGTCTCGGAGCCGAGCAGCCGGCCTGGCCCACCGTCGACGTGCTGCGTGAACTGCACCTGCGCCATCTGCGGACGGTGCCGTTCGAGAACCTGTCGATCCACCTCGGAGAGGAGATCGTCCTGGAGGAGAAGCGGCTGCTGGACAAGGTGGTCGGGGAGCGCAGGGGCGGTTTCTGCTTCGAACTGAACGGGTTGTTCGGGGCGCTGCTCGCGGCGCTCGGGTTCGATGTGACGCTGCTCGCGGCGCGGGTGTACGGCGACGAGGAGCGGCTCGGTATCCCGTACGACCATCTCGCGCTGCGGGTGCGGACGGTGGACGGGGGCGACTGGCTGGCCGATGTCGGGTTCGGGACGCACTGCCACTATCCGCTGGAGTTCGGTGGGCGGGGGGAGCAGGCGGATCCGGGCGGCACGTTCCGGGTGGCCGAGGCGGACCGGGAGAGCGGGGGGCGGGAGTTCGGGGACCTGGACGTGTTCCGGGACGGCAAGCCCCAGTACCGGCTGGAGGTGCGGCCGAGAGTGCTCGGGGACTTCGCGGCGGGCGCCTGGTGGCACAGCACCTCGCCGGCCTCCCATTTCACCCGGTCCCTCGTCTGCTCCCGGGTCGCCGAGGACGGCGGACGCATCACCCTCAGCGGTCGCACGCTCACGGTCACCTCGGCGGAGGGCGACCGGGCGGTGACCGAGCTGGCGACGGACAGGGAAGTGCTGGCGGTGTACCGGGACCGGTTCGGGATGGAGCTGGGGCGGGTGCCGGAGGTGAGGGAGGGGAGCGGGGGGCGTTAG